A window from Nycticebus coucang isolate mNycCou1 chromosome X, mNycCou1.pri, whole genome shotgun sequence encodes these proteins:
- the LOC128578073 gene encoding mitochondrial import inner membrane translocase subunit Tim9-like produces the protein MAAHIPESDQIKKFKEFLGTYNKLTETCFLDCVKDFTTREVKPEETTCSEHCLQKYLKTTQRISMRFQEYHIQQNEALAAKAGLLGQPW, from the coding sequence ATGGCTGCACACATACCAGAATCTGATCAGATCAAGAAGTTTAAGGAATTCCTTGGGACCTACAATAAACTTACAGAAACCTGCTTTTTGGACTGTGTTAAAGACTTCACCACAAGAGAAGTAAAACCCGAAGAGACCACCTGTTCAGAACATTGcttacagaaatatttaaaaacgaCACAAAGAATATCCATGAGATTTCAGGAATATCATATTCAACAGAATGAAGCTCTGGCAGCCAAAGCGGGACTCCTTGGCCAGCCATGGTAG